A window from Planctomycetota bacterium encodes these proteins:
- a CDS encoding sulfatase-like hydrolase/transferase, whose translation MPPSPRPNVLLIYTDQWRFDALGCAGNPDVQTPHLDALARRGVRFDRHFVQNPVCMPSRVSMLSGRYPSNLGILRMGVPVPEDVVCVQHLMRRAGYRTANLGKLHFLPHANRDHRDPHPTYGFDHLELSDEPGPYEDAYRAFVRRHFPEHLDASSAHAFPPMAKTYRDATGFDDGVKHPDDHPDRTWVTTAFGGPDDATYSAFVGRRTIELLDRHAASRDNFFCVASFYSPHSPLVAPQKFLDLYDPASFTLPEFPEEFQEKRVADGFDDDTIRQAMHGYYAMTSEVDHWVGQIIAKLDATGLADDTVVAFTSDHGEFLGEHARWGKFYPGPECVARVPLIVAGPGVRPGTCDAIVEAVDLTPTLLELAGIPQPVFMDGDSLGPALRGEAFAGKPGALMEDAMPGFGWRAWRTDTHRYLLHDDGREMLFDLSAAFSEYRDVSGRPEHADALLAHRHGLATRLVRVAENRAPIWPY comes from the coding sequence ATGCCTCCGTCGCCCCGCCCCAACGTCCTGCTGATTTACACCGACCAGTGGCGCTTCGACGCGCTGGGCTGCGCCGGAAACCCCGACGTGCAGACGCCGCACCTCGACGCGCTCGCGCGGCGCGGCGTCCGCTTCGACCGACACTTCGTGCAGAACCCCGTGTGCATGCCTTCGCGGGTCTCGATGCTGTCGGGACGATACCCGTCGAACCTGGGCATCCTGCGGATGGGCGTGCCCGTGCCGGAGGACGTGGTCTGCGTGCAACACCTAATGCGCCGCGCCGGCTACCGCACCGCGAACCTCGGCAAGCTCCACTTCCTGCCCCACGCCAACCGCGACCACCGCGACCCGCACCCGACGTACGGCTTCGACCACCTCGAGCTCTCCGACGAACCCGGGCCTTACGAAGACGCCTACCGCGCGTTCGTTCGGCGGCACTTCCCCGAGCACCTCGACGCCAGTTCCGCTCACGCCTTCCCGCCGATGGCCAAGACCTACCGCGACGCGACCGGCTTCGACGACGGCGTCAAACACCCCGACGACCACCCCGATCGCACCTGGGTCACCACGGCCTTCGGCGGCCCCGACGACGCGACCTATTCCGCCTTCGTCGGCCGACGCACGATCGAACTGCTGGATCGCCACGCCGCGTCCCGCGACAACTTCTTCTGTGTCGCGAGTTTTTACAGCCCCCATTCGCCGCTGGTCGCCCCGCAGAAGTTCCTGGACCTCTACGACCCCGCAAGCTTCACGCTGCCCGAATTCCCCGAAGAATTCCAGGAAAAACGCGTCGCCGACGGCTTCGACGACGACACGATCCGCCAGGCGATGCACGGCTACTACGCCATGACCTCCGAAGTCGATCACTGGGTCGGCCAGATCATCGCCAAGCTCGACGCGACGGGGCTGGCCGACGACACGGTCGTCGCGTTCACGTCGGACCACGGCGAATTCCTGGGCGAGCACGCACGCTGGGGCAAGTTCTACCCCGGGCCGGAGTGCGTAGCGCGAGTGCCGCTGATCGTGGCGGGCCCGGGCGTGCGGCCGGGGACGTGCGACGCGATCGTCGAAGCGGTGGATCTGACGCCCACGCTCCTGGAACTGGCCGGCATTCCGCAGCCGGTGTTCATGGACGGCGACTCGCTTGGGCCGGCATTGCGCGGCGAGGCGTTCGCGGGCAAGCCCGGCGCCCTCATGGAAGACGCGATGCCGGGCTTCGGTTGGCGGGCTTGGCGGACGGACACGCACCGGTACCTGCTGCACGACGACGGCCGGGAAATGTTGTTCGACCTCAGCGCTGCGTTTAGCGAGTATCGCGACGTCTCGGGCCGACCCGAGCATGCCGACGCGCTGCTCGCGCACCGGCACGGTTTGGCGACGCGGCTGGTTCGGGTCGCGGAGAACCGTGCTCCGATCTGGCCGTACTGA
- a CDS encoding NmrA family NAD(P)-binding protein, translating into MYETILVTGATGKTGGHLTLNLLERGLPVRAFTRKRSPESERLREAGAEIAIGDMLDIHSLQAAFEGVRRVYFAYPFTPGLLEAGMNLVACAKEAEVELLVNLSQIITSRGHASAATHQHWLSEQGMGWAGIPTAHLYPGLFMENLLLIAAPSVAAGKDISLPWGAGRHAPVAAADIARVAAAILAAEDPEQHLGQRYVVTGPEVYSMAEVASLIGAAIGRDIGYREITDDEWLQAIGQWPEAYNNPQFRSHAPALAADIREGQFDRATTVVRDVAGAAPTTLPAFLDQVVDHFRDSQEAQHA; encoded by the coding sequence ATGTACGAAACCATCCTCGTCACGGGCGCCACCGGAAAGACCGGTGGGCATCTCACTTTGAACTTATTGGAACGGGGTCTGCCCGTTCGCGCCTTCACGCGCAAACGCTCGCCAGAGTCAGAGCGTCTTCGAGAAGCCGGTGCGGAGATCGCGATCGGCGACATGCTCGATATCCACAGCCTTCAGGCCGCTTTCGAGGGAGTGAGACGCGTCTACTTCGCTTATCCCTTCACTCCGGGGCTCCTCGAGGCCGGCATGAACCTCGTGGCGTGCGCGAAAGAGGCCGAGGTCGAGCTTCTGGTCAATCTTTCTCAGATCATTACTTCGCGCGGACACGCGAGCGCTGCAACGCACCAGCACTGGCTTTCCGAGCAAGGGATGGGGTGGGCCGGAATCCCCACCGCCCATCTCTACCCGGGCCTGTTCATGGAGAACCTCTTGCTGATCGCTGCACCTTCGGTGGCGGCCGGTAAGGACATCTCTCTGCCGTGGGGCGCGGGGCGCCACGCGCCGGTGGCGGCGGCAGACATCGCCCGCGTCGCAGCCGCAATCCTCGCCGCGGAGGACCCCGAGCAGCACCTGGGGCAGCGTTACGTCGTCACGGGACCGGAGGTTTACTCCATGGCCGAGGTGGCCAGCCTGATTGGGGCCGCGATCGGCCGAGACATCGGGTACCGAGAGATCACGGACGACGAGTGGCTGCAGGCGATCGGGCAGTGGCCCGAGGCGTACAACAACCCCCAGTTCCGGAGCCACGCCCCGGCGCTCGCGGCGGACATCCGTGAGGGCCAGTTCGACCGCGCGACCACGGTGGTGCGCGATGTCGCGGGTGCCGCCCCCACGACGCTGCCCGCCTTCCTCGATCAGGTCGTCGATCACTTCCGGGACAGTCAGGAGGCGCAGCATGCCTGA
- a CDS encoding NAD(P)H-binding protein: MSRVPPPRRCPPSSIRSSITSGTVRRRSMPEKPILVVGATGQVGSQIVTKLAGDGRPVRALVRKSGRTVHGAPECVEYVVGDLNNPESLRHAVRGVGAVVSTANAIIPTSRKDKVRRFASSGYEALLEACEREEIERFVFASVPKPPRKFLDRVPQLKASLVIEERLARSPIPTIAVRNPAFMDVWLVMTGCIQAAGTDPHRTVGRRYGFMQRYIGIVGDLVAKRGILLAPGGASHGSPMISTRDVALMQAAAVDLPDTPHRVIEAGGPAWVTWGEVAQMHEQRFGRRVRCLPMWPWLLGMNRLALRPFSAAASNILALTQFVASYQPAWDSAPVVRELGLPPQLSVADYLDQNLVGTALHRGRTDRPGANP, encoded by the coding sequence ATGTCGCGGGTGCCGCCCCCACGACGCTGCCCGCCTTCCTCGATCAGGTCGTCGATCACTTCCGGGACAGTCAGGAGGCGCAGCATGCCTGAGAAGCCGATTCTCGTCGTGGGAGCCACGGGCCAGGTCGGCTCCCAAATCGTCACGAAGCTGGCCGGCGACGGGCGCCCGGTCCGCGCTCTTGTACGCAAGAGCGGGAGGACCGTCCACGGAGCCCCTGAGTGTGTGGAGTACGTCGTCGGCGATTTGAACAACCCCGAGTCTTTACGCCACGCGGTGCGCGGTGTCGGCGCGGTCGTCTCAACCGCGAACGCGATCATTCCCACGTCGCGTAAAGACAAGGTCAGACGCTTCGCTTCCTCCGGATACGAAGCGCTGCTTGAGGCGTGTGAGCGGGAAGAGATCGAGCGCTTCGTGTTCGCTTCGGTGCCGAAACCACCGAGGAAGTTCCTCGATCGAGTCCCGCAGTTGAAGGCCAGCTTGGTCATCGAAGAACGCTTGGCGCGGTCACCGATTCCGACGATCGCCGTTCGGAACCCGGCCTTTATGGACGTGTGGTTGGTGATGACCGGCTGCATCCAGGCCGCGGGAACCGATCCGCACCGCACGGTCGGGAGGCGGTACGGTTTCATGCAGCGGTACATCGGCATCGTGGGCGACCTCGTCGCGAAGCGGGGCATCTTGCTTGCTCCGGGAGGTGCCTCGCATGGATCGCCCATGATCAGCACGCGAGATGTGGCGCTCATGCAGGCGGCGGCGGTCGATCTGCCGGACACGCCTCATCGGGTCATCGAAGCGGGAGGGCCGGCCTGGGTGACCTGGGGAGAAGTGGCGCAGATGCATGAGCAACGCTTCGGGCGTCGGGTTCGGTGCCTCCCGATGTGGCCTTGGCTCCTGGGGATGAACCGCCTCGCGCTACGCCCCTTCTCGGCCGCGGCATCCAACATCTTGGCGTTAACGCAGTTCGTCGCGTCATACCAGCCGGCTTGGGATTCGGCGCCCGTGGTGCGTGAGCTCGGCCTGCCTCCACAGCTCAGTGTCGCGGACTATCTCGATCAGAACCTCGTAGGAACTGCCCTCCACCGCGGCCGGACAGACCGCCCAGGAGCCAACCCATGA
- a CDS encoding TetR/AcrR family transcriptional regulator, with protein MDRALKVFWERGFAATSYEDLVSASGASRNGLYSEFGDKKSLFLVAIRRYRETFVAQLLSGLRADDVSAADIREVVLGVAKMAGRPTKRRGCFLANAAMDQANCTASVQKAIRDHMEGMAAEFASAYERVGLSKKRSRELGNYCTGVLHGLFVLARAQANTSMVEAFAANAVKALP; from the coding sequence TTGGATCGCGCCCTCAAGGTGTTCTGGGAGCGTGGCTTCGCCGCGACCAGCTACGAAGATCTCGTCTCCGCCAGTGGCGCAAGCCGCAATGGGCTCTACTCCGAGTTCGGTGACAAGAAGTCGCTGTTTCTCGTGGCCATCCGTCGTTATCGCGAAACGTTCGTGGCGCAACTTCTATCCGGCCTTCGAGCCGATGATGTGTCCGCCGCAGATATCCGCGAGGTTGTGCTGGGCGTGGCAAAGATGGCCGGCCGTCCGACGAAACGGCGTGGCTGCTTCTTGGCCAACGCGGCCATGGATCAAGCGAACTGCACCGCGAGCGTTCAGAAGGCAATTCGCGATCACATGGAAGGCATGGCGGCCGAGTTCGCGAGCGCCTACGAGCGCGTGGGGCTTTCGAAGAAACGCAGCCGAGAACTCGGTAATTACTGCACCGGTGTTCTGCATGGCTTATTCGTCTTAGCTCGCGCTCAAGCCAACACGTCCATGGTGGAGGCGTTCGCCGCAAACGCGGTGAAGGCTTTGCCGTGA